A part of Mycolicibacterium sp. TUM20985 genomic DNA contains:
- a CDS encoding sigma-70 family RNA polymerase sigma factor: MTTVAVPSTLRGVTADLDALLRRVAQQDVEAFAEFYDLTRARAFGLVLRVLRDPGYSEETTQDVYLQVWRNAATYNPAAGTPLAWLMTLAHRRAVDRVRSEQSASQRESRYGAANVELPADRVAEAVIQFDEQRQVTDCLASLTDSQRECIQLAYYEGLTYVQVSERLSANLATIKSRMRDGIRGLRKCLGVS; the protein is encoded by the coding sequence GTGACTACGGTCGCCGTGCCCAGTACACTTCGCGGCGTGACGGCCGACCTCGACGCATTGCTGCGCCGGGTAGCGCAACAGGACGTCGAGGCATTCGCGGAGTTCTATGACCTCACCCGCGCCCGGGCATTCGGGCTGGTCCTTCGAGTGCTCCGCGACCCCGGCTACAGCGAAGAGACCACCCAGGACGTCTACCTGCAGGTATGGCGCAATGCGGCCACCTACAACCCGGCGGCGGGGACCCCCTTGGCCTGGCTGATGACCCTGGCGCATCGCCGTGCGGTGGACCGGGTGCGATCCGAGCAGTCCGCTAGCCAGCGGGAGTCCCGCTATGGAGCGGCGAACGTCGAACTACCGGCCGACCGGGTCGCCGAGGCGGTCATCCAGTTCGACGAGCAGCGGCAAGTCACCGATTGCCTAGCGTCGCTCACCGATTCGCAACGTGAATGCATCCAGCTCGCGTATTACGAAGGCCTGACCTACGTGCAGGTATCGGAGCGATTGTCAGCAAACCTTGCGACCATCAAGTCACGGATGCGAGATGGCATCCGTGGTTTGCGCAAGTGTCTGGGAGTGTCATGA
- a CDS encoding CsbD family protein, protein MTASKKAKHTVDRLTGRVKENVGEITGNPRLRNEGKVDQVKARVKMSGERLKDAFRGR, encoded by the coding sequence ATGACTGCTTCCAAGAAGGCCAAGCACACCGTTGACCGCCTGACCGGGCGGGTCAAGGAGAACGTTGGCGAGATCACGGGCAACCCGAGGCTGCGCAACGAGGGCAAGGTCGATCAGGTCAAGGCCCGCGTGAAGATGTCGGGCGAGCGACTGAAGGACGCCTTCCGCGGCCGCTGA
- a CDS encoding anti-sigma factor encodes MTEPSANELLVLATPYALHAMPQSELDDIERQLANAPTPVAIAFADEVRAVRETMAKMSASTALEPPTQLRARVLAAVDGGKVIEMRPQSTRWRTAAVAAAAAVAIGLGAVGVGIAVRPEPKPTAAERIFAAPDVRTVSGAIPTGGTATVVFSRERNEAVLVMNNVAPPKPGTVYQMWLVDAKGPESAGTMDAGAVAPSTTAVLPDLHGSTALAFTVEPSGGSSSPTTPAFAELPLV; translated from the coding sequence ATGACCGAACCAAGCGCCAACGAACTGCTGGTTCTCGCGACGCCGTACGCATTGCACGCGATGCCGCAGTCCGAACTCGACGACATCGAACGACAGCTGGCCAATGCGCCGACGCCCGTGGCGATCGCCTTCGCCGACGAGGTACGGGCGGTGCGCGAGACGATGGCGAAGATGTCTGCCTCGACCGCGCTCGAACCGCCGACCCAGCTGCGTGCGCGCGTGCTGGCAGCCGTCGACGGCGGCAAGGTGATCGAGATGCGTCCGCAGTCGACCCGCTGGCGCACCGCAGCGGTAGCCGCTGCCGCCGCAGTGGCCATTGGCCTCGGCGCCGTCGGTGTCGGGATTGCGGTACGACCCGAGCCGAAGCCTACGGCGGCAGAGCGGATCTTCGCCGCCCCGGACGTGCGGACGGTGTCGGGCGCCATTCCGACCGGCGGGACGGCGACCGTGGTGTTCTCGCGCGAGCGCAACGAGGCCGTGTTGGTGATGAACAACGTCGCGCCACCCAAGCCCGGCACCGTGTACCAGATGTGGCTCGTGGACGCGAAGGGCCCGGAGTCGGCGGGCACGATGGACGCTGGCGCAGTGGCACCCTCGACCACGGCCGTGTTGCCGGACCTACATGGATCGACCGCTTTGGCGTTCACCGTCGAGCCCAGCGGCGGTTCCTCGTCGCCGACCACACCGGCCTTCGCCGAGCTTCCGCTGGTCTGA
- a CDS encoding alcohol dehydrogenase catalytic domain-containing protein, whose protein sequence is MSLPVIPGSDVSGVVEAVADDVVGFAVGDEVFGMLRFPSFGDGAAYAEYVTAPAAGPSPADTTERQERARQWRRGRRRAHRSPAR, encoded by the coding sequence GTGTCGTTGCCCGTGATTCCGGGATCGGACGTATCCGGTGTCGTCGAGGCCGTCGCCGACGACGTGGTCGGCTTCGCGGTCGGCGACGAGGTGTTCGGCATGCTCCGCTTTCCCAGCTTCGGCGACGGCGCCGCCTACGCGGAGTACGTCACCGCGCCGGCAGCCGGTCCGTCACCGGCCGACACCACTGAGCGGCAAGAGCGTGCTCGTCAATGGCGCCGCGGGCGGCGTCGGGCACATCGCAGTCCAGCTCGCTAA
- a CDS encoding glutamate--cysteine ligase, producing the protein MGRVDTPAPPTFGVEEEFLLVDPRAGEPVALNAAVAEHASRRGVELELELTSCQVETTSDIASSSEDLRRDLTRLRRVAADAAADAGARLLAVGLPPTLPHHFPVTDKPRYHAIAERFGMIAHEQGISGCHVHVAVADRERAVQVANRLRPWLPLLLALTANSAVYRNADSGHASWRSVLWARWPSAGPPPCFASAEEYDATVQMMLQTGAMLDDGMVYWDVRPSANYPTVEVRVGDVPATVAETVLFATLVRALVMTVLDDEERGTPVPNPHPHALRSAYWTAARYGLEGELIDLADGCEKRSAATLLNGFVDHVRPALQELGDDDMVRAEMSRVLAEGNGATRQRRAWQQRQDVSDVVDASAAATAAGV; encoded by the coding sequence ATGGGTCGGGTCGACACTCCAGCGCCCCCGACGTTCGGGGTGGAGGAGGAATTCCTCCTCGTCGATCCGCGCGCCGGTGAGCCCGTCGCCCTCAACGCCGCGGTGGCGGAACATGCTTCCCGCCGCGGTGTCGAGCTCGAACTCGAGCTGACCAGCTGTCAGGTGGAGACGACGTCTGACATCGCGAGCTCCAGCGAAGACCTGCGAAGAGATCTCACCAGGCTGCGCCGGGTGGCCGCTGATGCCGCGGCCGACGCCGGCGCGCGGCTGCTCGCCGTGGGCCTACCGCCCACCCTGCCGCACCACTTCCCCGTCACCGACAAACCGCGCTACCACGCGATCGCCGAGAGGTTCGGGATGATCGCCCACGAACAAGGCATCTCGGGATGTCACGTCCACGTCGCGGTGGCCGATCGTGAGCGGGCCGTCCAGGTCGCCAACCGGTTGCGCCCCTGGCTGCCGCTGCTGCTCGCACTGACCGCCAACTCGGCGGTTTACCGCAACGCCGACAGCGGCCACGCCAGCTGGCGCAGCGTGCTGTGGGCGCGATGGCCGAGCGCTGGTCCGCCACCCTGCTTCGCCTCAGCCGAGGAGTACGACGCCACCGTGCAGATGATGCTGCAGACGGGCGCGATGCTCGACGACGGCATGGTCTATTGGGACGTCCGCCCGTCGGCCAACTATCCGACGGTGGAGGTCAGGGTCGGCGACGTCCCCGCCACGGTCGCCGAGACCGTACTGTTCGCCACCCTCGTCAGGGCGCTGGTGATGACGGTGCTCGACGACGAGGAACGCGGCACGCCCGTGCCGAACCCGCATCCGCATGCGCTGCGGTCGGCGTACTGGACGGCGGCCCGCTACGGACTCGAGGGTGAGTTGATCGACCTCGCGGATGGATGCGAGAAGCGTTCGGCCGCAACACTCTTGAACGGCTTCGTCGACCACGTGCGACCCGCTCTGCAGGAGTTGGGCGACGACGACATGGTGCGGGCCGAGATGTCGCGGGTGCTCGCCGAGGGCAATGGCGCCACGCGACAGCGCCGGGCCTGGCAGCAGCGCCAGGACGTATCGGACGTCGTCGACGCCTCGGCGGCGGCCACCGCGGCGGGCGTCTGA
- a CDS encoding LLM class F420-dependent oxidoreductase — MAREFRFGFGLHAAQRLAAVQDWARRAEDMGYDVLHVPDHLGAPAPFPTLMAAAMATETLHFGTFVLNAGFYKPALLARDVTAVRDLSGGRLELGLGTGYVKAEFDAAEIPFPTAGQRVDHLRHVVEYLGEHAADVPIMIAGNGDRLLTIAAQRADIIGLTGGDPADDGGDPLAERIAFVRNAAPERFADLELNISVTAMPIDDSGVPDLSITRRYLTELSDEQLLRTPGVLSGSTNEIADEIRRYRETYGVTYIIVQQPHAEAFAKVIAELK, encoded by the coding sequence ATGGCGCGCGAATTTCGCTTCGGGTTTGGTCTGCATGCGGCTCAGCGACTAGCTGCGGTTCAGGACTGGGCTCGGCGGGCCGAGGACATGGGCTACGACGTCCTACACGTACCGGACCACCTCGGTGCGCCCGCGCCGTTCCCGACGTTGATGGCTGCGGCGATGGCCACCGAGACGTTGCACTTCGGCACGTTCGTGCTCAACGCCGGGTTCTACAAGCCCGCACTCCTCGCCCGTGACGTCACCGCCGTGCGGGACCTCAGTGGCGGCCGCCTGGAGCTCGGGCTCGGCACCGGCTACGTCAAGGCCGAGTTCGACGCCGCCGAGATTCCGTTCCCGACCGCCGGGCAGCGAGTCGACCATCTTCGCCATGTCGTCGAGTACCTCGGTGAGCACGCTGCCGACGTCCCGATCATGATCGCGGGCAATGGCGACCGTCTGTTGACGATCGCTGCGCAGCGCGCGGACATCATCGGGCTGACCGGAGGCGATCCGGCCGACGACGGCGGCGACCCGTTGGCTGAACGAATTGCGTTCGTGCGCAACGCAGCTCCGGAGCGCTTCGCGGACTTGGAGCTGAACATCTCGGTCACCGCCATGCCGATCGACGACTCCGGGGTTCCCGACCTGTCGATCACGCGACGGTATCTGACCGAACTGAGCGACGAGCAGTTGCTGCGGACGCCAGGGGTGCTGTCGGGTTCGACGAACGAGATCGCCGACGAGATCCGCCGCTACCGCGAGACGTACGGCGTGACCTACATCATCGTGCAGCAACCGCACGCAGAGGCGTTCGCGAAGGTGATCGCCGAGCTGAAGTGA